A window of Equus caballus isolate H_3958 breed thoroughbred chromosome 10, TB-T2T, whole genome shotgun sequence contains these coding sequences:
- the NTF4 gene encoding neurotrophin-4, whose product MRPHPSCSVPILLLFLLPSVPMEPHPPPSPLPPFPAPEWDLLSPRVALSRGAPAGPPLLFLLEARAFGEPAGSPANRSRRGVSETAPASRRGELAVCDAVSGWVTDRRTAVDLRGREVEVLGEVPAAGGSPLRQYFFETRCKADSAGEGGPGGGGGGCRGVDRRHWVSECKAKQSYVRALTTDAQGRVGWRWIRIDTACVCTLLSRTGRA is encoded by the coding sequence ATGCGCCCCCACCCCTCATGCTCCGTCCCCATCCTCttacttttcctcctccccagtgTCCCCATGgagccccatcccccaccctcgcCACTGCCCCCATTTCCAGCCCCTGAGTGGGACCTCCTGTCCCCTCGTGTAGCCCTGTCCAGGGGCGCTCCCGCGGGCCCCCCTCTGCTCTTCCTGCTGGAGGCCAGGGCCTTTGGGGAGCCAGCGGGCAGCCCAGCCAACCGCAGTCGGCGGGGGGTGAGCGAGACAGCCCCAGCGAGTCGCCGGGGAGAGCTGGCCGTGTGCGACGCAGTCAGCGGCTGGGTGACAGACCGCCGGACGGCCGTGGACCTGCGGGGGCGCGAGGTGGAGGTGCTGGGCGAGGTGCCTGCGGCTGGTGGCAGTCCCCTTCGCCAGTACTTCTTCGAGACCCGCTGCAAGGCTGACAGCGCTGGGGAAGGTGGCcctggtggaggtggagggggctgcCGGGGTGTGGACCGGAGGCACTGGGTGTCTGAGTGTAAGGCCAAGCAGTCCTACGTGCGGGCGTTGACCACTGATGCCCAGGGCCGTGTGGGCTGGCGATGGATTCGAATTGACACTGCCTGCGTCTGCACTCTCCTCAGCCGGACTGGCAGGGCCTAG
- the KCNA7 gene encoding potassium voltage-gated channel subfamily A member 7 encodes METRSHAGQRSRAMERQRERGTEIGMEAERARHGGGWGERRAPRQRARGHPLPRRGHRAPSPAPWPAGRAIFTRGHRTPGWGGGGGGGGRGGDGPGRASGPHVRPRVAGAARAMEPRCLPPCGCCERVVLNVAGLRFETRARTLGRFPDTLLGDPVRRSRFYDGARREYFFDRHRPSFDAVLYYYQSGGRLRRPAHVPLDIFLEEVAFYGLGTAALARLREDEGCPLPPERPLPRRAFARQLWLLFEFPESSQAARVLAVVSVLVILVSIVVFCLETLPDFRDDRDSPGLAAVAAAGPFPARLNGSNQVPGPPPRLDDPFFVVETLCICWFSFELLVRLATCPSKAVFFKNVMNLIDFVAILPYFVALGTELARQRGVGQPAMSLAILRVIRLVRVFRIFKLSRHSKGLQILGQTLRASMRELGLLIFFLFIGVVLFSSAVYFAEADRADSHFTSIPESFWWAVVTMTTVGYGDMAPVTVGGKIVGSLCAIAGVLTISLPVPVIVSNFSYFYHRETDSEEAGMYSHVDTQPCGPLEGKVNGGLMDGEVPELPPPLWAPPGKHMVTEV; translated from the exons ATGGAAACCCGGAGTCACGCAGGACAGAGATCCCGAGCgatggagagacagagggaaaggggaaCCGAAATCGGGATGGAAGCCGAGAGAGCGCGGCACGGCGGCGGCTGGGGGGAAAGGCGGGCGCCCCGGCAGAGGGCGCGCGGCCACCCTCTGCCCCGCCGGGGTCaccgcgccccctcccccgcgCCCTGGCCGGCCGGCCGGGCTATTTTTACGCGTGGACACCGGACACCAGGctggggcggcggcggcggcggcggtggccgagGCGGGGACGGGCCGGGTCGGGCGTCGGGGCCACACGTCCGTCCGCGGGTCGCCGGGGCTGCGCGCGCCATGGAGCCGCGGTGCCTGCCGCCGTGCGGCTGCTGCGAGCGGGTGGTGCTCAACGTGGCGGGGCTGCGCTTCGAGACGCGGGCGCGCACCCTGGGCCGCTTCCCGGACACGCTGCTCGGGGACCCGGTGCGCCGCAGCCGCTTCTACGACGGCGCGCGCCGCGAGTACTTCTTCGACCGGCACCGGCCCAGCTTCGACGCCGTGCTCTACTACTACCAGTCGGGCGGGCGGCTGCGGCGGCCGGCGCACGTGCCGCTCGAcatcttcctggaggaggtggcctttTACGGGCTGGGCACCGCGGCGCTGGCGCGCCTGCGCGAGGACGAGGGCTGCCCCTTGCCGCCCGAGCGCCCCCTGCCCCGCCGCGCCTTCGCGCGCCAGCTCTGGCTGCTCTTCGAGTTCCCCGAGAGCTCGCAGGCCGCGCGCGTGCTTGCCGTCGTCTCCGTGCTCGTCATCCTCGTCTCCATCGTCGTCTTCTGCCTCGAGACGCTGCCCGATTTCCGCGACGACCGCGACAGCCCTGGGCTCGCCGCGGTGGCTGCCGCTGGCCCG TTCCCTGCTCGGCTGAACGGCTCCAACCAGGTACCCGGACCCCCGCCTCGCTTGGATGACCCATTCTTTGTGGTGGAGACGCTGTGCATCTGTTGGTTCTCCTTTGAGCTGCTGGTGCGCCTGGCAACCTGCCCCAGCAAGGCAGTCTTCTTCAAGAACGTAATGAACCTCATCGATTTTGTGGCCATCCTGCCCTACTTTGTGGCACTGGGCACTGAGCTTGCTCGGCAGCGGGGGGTGGGCCAGCCGGCCATGTCACTGGCCATCCTGCGTGTCATCCGACTGGTGCGTGTCTTCCGCATCTTCAAGCTGTCCCGGCACTCCAAGGGCCTGCAAATCTTGGGCCAGACACTACGGGCCTCCATGCGTGAGCTGGGCctcctcatcttcttcctcttcattgGTGTGGTCCTCTTCTCCAGCGCAGTCTACTTTGCCGAGGCCGACCGGGCAGACTCCCATTTCACCAGCATCCCTGAGTCCTTCTGGTGGGCAGTGGTCACCATGACCACAGTTGGCTATGGAGACATGGCGCCCGTCACCGTGGGTGGCAAGATAGTGGGCTCTCTGTGTGCCATTGCCGGCGTGCTGACCATTTCCCTGCCTGTGCCAGTCATTGTCTCCAACTTCAGCTACTTTTACCATCGGGAGACAGACAGTGAAGAGGCCGGGATGTACAGCCATGTGGACACGCAGCCTTGTGGCCCACTGGAGGGCAAGGTCAATGGGGGGTTGATGGATGGAGAGGTACCCGAGCTACCGCCTCCACTCTGGGCCCCCCCTGGGAAACACATGGTCACTGAAGTGTGA